From a region of the Mobula hypostoma chromosome 6, sMobHyp1.1, whole genome shotgun sequence genome:
- the LOC134347647 gene encoding secreted phosphoprotein 24-like, producing the protein MKTCVLTIIAVQILYCSGVPSTKEALRASVNKLNEISDITNLCGITRRGVTNTYRTGKLSYSMDLTFSVKETVCSKNSGQEFDDPSCSFCSKSIAEKGFCKSHVEFFADKVADVDVECDGLKIVDSESDSKESSETRIEAQTKSKETSREETPNEKDKSKETSLEDSADVDSKSKVTSVEEPSDMKSKSTELSMEEPSNEQNKDSRALH; encoded by the exons ATGAAAACTTGCGTGCTCACCATCATTGCCGTGCAGATTCTCTACTGCTCAG gaGTGCCAAGCACCAAGGAAGCTCTGAGAGCCTCAGTTAATAAGCTGAATGAAATCTCCGACATCACCAATCTCTGTGGTATCACCAGAAGAGGTGTAACAAAT ACATATCGCACAGGTAAACTATCCTACAGCATGGATTTAACGTTCTCTGTGAAAGAAACTGTCTGCTCCAAGAATTCTGGGCAGGAATTTGATGATCCCAGTTGCTCTTTCTGCTCTAAAAGCATTGCG GAGAAAGGGTTTTGCAAAAGCCATGTGGAATTTTTTGCTGATAAGGTAGCTGATGTCGATGTGGAGTGTGACGGTCTGAAGATAGTTGACAGCGAGAGTGACTCGAAAGAATCAAGTGAAACCAGAATTGAG GCCCAAACCAAATCAAAAGAGACATCACGAGAGGAAACCCCAAAT GAAAAAGACAAATCAAAAGAGACATCTCTTGAGGATTCAGCTGAT GTAGACAGCAAGTCAAAAGTGACATCAGTCGAAGAGCCTTCTGAT ATGAAAAGCAAATCAACAGAATTATCAATGGAGGAGCCTTCAAAT GAACAAAATAAGGACTCGAGAGCCCTGCACTGA
- the LOC134348761 gene encoding secreted phosphoprotein 24-like encodes MSQCSNVVEGHYIKTKGSEVKAKRSNLFTLRNQLVHPTQGRMKSFLLTLAAVQILHCSGVPSTKEALRASVIKLNEITKITSLCGITRRGVTNTYRTGKLSYSMDLTFSVKETVCSKNSGQEFDDPNCSFHPAVSPEKGFAKAMWNFFADKAADVEVECDGLTTVDSKSDSTETSENSIEEQSKSKETPLEETSHVESKSKETSAEESSHMKSKSTELSLEESSNKVGQIGLDQNYYSDPAPVVSKATDNPLEELSGNPVEISFSTLF; translated from the exons ATGAGTCAATGTTCGAATGTGGTGGAGGGGCATTATATAAAGACCAAAGGCAGTGAGGTGAAGGCAAAGAGAAGTAACTTGTTCACTCTGAGAAACCAGCTGGTCCATCCCACACAAGGCAGAATGAAATCCTTCTTGCTCACTCTCGCTGCCGTGCAGATCCTGCACTGCTCAG GAGTGCCAAGCACCAAGGAAGCTCTGAGAGCCTCAGTTATAAAGCTGAATGAAATTACCAAGATCACCAGCCTCTGTGGTATCACCAGGAGAGGAGTGACAAAT ACATATCGTACAGGTAAACTGTCCTACAGCATGGATTTAACGTTCTCCGTAAAAGAAACAGTCTGCTCCAAGAATTCTGGACAGGAATTTGATGATCCCAACTGCTCCTTTCACCCTGCGGTGAGTCCGGA AAAGGGTTTTGCAAAAGCTATGTGGAATTTTTTTGCTGATAAGGCAGCTGATGTTGAAGTGGAGTGTGACGGTCTGACGACGGTTGACAGCAAAAGTGACTCAACAGAAACAAGTGAAAACAGTATTGAG GAACAAAGCAAGTCAAAAGAAACACCACTTGAGGAAACCTCACAT GTAGAAAGCAAGTCAAAAGAGACATCAGCTGAGGAGTCTTCTCAT ATGAAAAGCAAGTCAACAGAATTGTCACTGGAGGAGTCATCAAAC AAAGTGGGCCAGATTGGGCTCGATCAAAACTATTACTCAGACCCAGCTCCTGTGGTCAGTAAGGCAACAGACaatccactggaggaactcagcgggaacCCAGTGGAAATCAGTTTTTCTACACTTTTCTAA